Proteins from one Setaria italica strain Yugu1 chromosome V, Setaria_italica_v2.0, whole genome shotgun sequence genomic window:
- the LOC101786374 gene encoding G-type lectin S-receptor-like serine/threonine-protein kinase B120 has product MTTDTIKLWESEETGSQFMIFSFSKITDATDNFSTESKLGEGGFGPVYKGNLPDGQEIAVKRLAANSGQGLLEFKNEILLIAKLQHSNLVGLLGCCIEGEEMLLVYEYMPNKSLDFFLFEKSRRALLDWEMRVNIIEGVAQGLIYLHKHSRLRVIHRDLKASNVLLDTDMNPKISDFGMAKIFDPKGTQANTKRVVGTYGYMAPEYAMAGIFSVKSDVFSYGVLLLEIISGMKNAGSQGLGNSLSLLGYAWELWKEGRCHELIDKSLHGRCPENVALRCIHVSLLCVQEQAADRPSMTEVLSMITNENATLPDPKQPGFLSLLVSSQTEITEETWSLNGLSITKLEGR; this is encoded by the exons ATGACTACGGATACAATCAAACTTTGGGAGAGTGAGGAGACAGGCTCTCAGTTTatgattttttccttttcaaaaatAACAGATGCTACAGACAATTTTTCAACAGAAAGCAAGCTTGGAGAAGGGGGGTTTGGTCCTGTGTACAAG GGCAACTTACCAGATGGGCAGGAGATTGCAGTTAAGAGACTAGCTGCAAATTCAGGGCAAGGGTTACTGGAGTTTAAGAATGAAATCCTGCTTATTGCTAAGCTTCAGCATAGCAATTTAGTTGGGCTGTTAGGTTGTTGTATCGAAGGGGAAGAAATGCTATTAGTTTACGAGTACATGCCAAACAAAAGCTTGGATTTCTTCCTATTTG aaaaatcaagaaGGGCTTTGCTAGACTGGGAAATGCGGGTGAACATAATTGAAGGGGTCGCACAAGGTCTTATTTATCTCCACAAGCATTCTCGGCTTAGAGTTATTCATAGGGACCTGAAAGCAAGCAACGTTTTGTTAGACACTGATATGAACCCTAAGATCTCAGACTTTGGAATGGCAAAAATATTTGATCCCAAAGGAACGCAAGCTAATACAAAAAGAGTTGTTGGAACATA TGGCTACATGGCTCCTGAATATGCTATGGCAGGCATTTTCTCCGTTAAGTCTGATGTATTTAGCTACGGAGTCTTGCTTCTGGAGATCATCAGTGGTATGAAAAATGCAGGATCTCAAGGACTCGGCAACTCTCTTAGCCTCCTTGGTTAT GCATGGGAATTGTGGAAAGAAGGCAGATGCCATGAGCTCATTGATAAATCATTACACGGTAGATGTCCTGAGAATGTGGCGCTAAGATGCATTCATGTCAGTTTGCTGTGTGTTCAGGAGCAAGCTGCAGATCGACCCTCAATGACTGAAGTCCTTTCAATGATTACCAATGAAAACGCCACCTTACCAGATCCAAAACAACCCGGTTTCCTCTCCCTATTGGTCTCGAGTCAAACTGAAATCACTGAAGAAACCTGGTCCCTGAATGGCCTTTCCATTACCAAGCTGGAAGGCAGATAG
- the LOC101765702 gene encoding receptor-like serine/threonine-protein kinase SD1-8 isoform X1 translates to MRARTLSSLLLLAALAAVSFTPSASTDTIYRNTTLTGNQTIVSAGGVYALGFFTPDGAAGRTYLGIWYASIPGPTTVVWVANRQDPVVSPPVALQLTAGGRLVILDGNNDTVWSSAPPAAARNVTARAAAQLLDSGNLVLSADGSGSEQSVAWQSFDYPTDTLLPGMKLGVDARHGITRNITAWRSESDPSPGDVTFKLVLSSGLPQFFLMRGSKRIYTSGPWNGDILTGVPYLKAQDFTFRVVYSADETYYRYFIRDASLLSRLVVDGAATQLKRFSLNNGAWSSFWYYPTDQCDYYAKCGAFGYCDPDRTPVCGCLPGFVPRSPDQWGQRDWSGGCVRNTNLSCDGGGGGGDGFWVVNRMKLPQATDATVYAGMTLDQCRQACLGNCSCGAYAAANNSGGVGVGCVLWTVDLLDMRQYPIVVQDVYIRLAQSDIDALKAAAADNHERSHKGKLIIIVVATISGVLLLLAAAGCCCFLMKKGRSKRESDDMASLPPSTTTGDFVLPYRPRSQPSLSPGPGQQPDEGSEGMRYAEKDVDLPLFDLEVILVATDDFAEHKKVGAGGFGPVYMGVLEDGQQVAVKRLSQGSTQGAREFMNEVKLIAKLQHRNLVRLLGCCIDNDERMLVYEYMHNQSLDTFIFDEAKGRLLVWQKRFEIILGIARGLQYLHEDSRFRIIHRDLKASNVLLDRNMVPKISDFGIARMFGGDQTTVYTRKVIGTYGYMSPEYAMDGLISIKSDVFSFGVMVLEIITGKRNRGSYEPELDVNLLGYAWMLWREGRSLELLDEALGGSFHHSRVLRCIQVALLCVEAQPRNRPLMSSVVTMLASENTVLPEPNEPGVNPGMSTSSDTESSRTRSATSNYVTVTRLEARSTGNSPL, encoded by the exons ATGAGGGCGCGCAcgctctcttccctcctcctcctcgccgccctcgccgccgtctccttcACTCCCTCGGCATCCACCGACACCATCTACCGGAACACGACGCTCACCGGCAACCAGACGATCGTCTCTGCCGGTGGCGTCTACGCGCTCGGCTTCTTCACCccggacggcgccgccggccgaacGTACCTCGGCATCTGGTACGCCAGCATCCCGGGCCCGACGACCGTGGTGTGGGTCGCCAACCGCCAGGACCCGGTGGTGAGCCCCCCGGTTGCCCTCCAGCTCACCGCCGGCGGACGGCTGGTCATCCTCGACGGCAACAACGACACCGTGTggtcctccgcgccgcccgccgccgccaggaacgtcaccgcgcgcgccgccgcgcagcTCCTGGACAGCGGCAACCTCGTCCTGAGCGCGGACGGGAGCGGCTCCGAGCAGAGCGTGGCGTGGCAGAGCTTCGACTACCCGACGGACACGCTGCTCCCGGGGATGAAGCTCGGGGTGGACGCCAGGCACGGCATCACCCGGAACATCACGGCGTGGCGCAGCGAGTCCGACCCGTCGCCGGGCGACGTCACCTTCAAGCTCGTCCTGAGCAGCGGGCTCCCGCAGTTCTTCCTTATGCGGGGCAGCAAGAGGATCTACACGAGCGGGCCGTGGAACGGCGACATCCTCACCGGCGTGCCGTACCTCAAGGCGCAGGACTTCACCTTCAGGGTCGTGTACAGCGCCGACGAGACGTACTACAGATACTTCATCCGCGACGCGTCGCTgctgtcgcggctcgtcgtcgacggcgccgcGACGCAGCTGAAGCGCTTCTCCCTCAACAACGGCGCGTGGAGCAGCTTCTGGTACTACCCGACGGACCAGTGCGACTACTACGCCAAGTGCGGGGCGTTCGGGTACTGCGACCCCGACCGCACCCCGGTGTGCGGCTGCCTCCCGGGGTTCGTGCCGCGGTCGCCGGACCAGTGGGGCCAGCGGGACTGGTCCGGCGGGTGTGTCCGGAACACCAACCTAagctgcgacggcggcggcggcggcggcgacgggttCTGGGTGGTGAACCGGATGAAGCTGCCGCAGGCGACGGACGCGACGGTGTACGCCGGCATGACGCTGGACCAGTGCAGGCAGGCGTGCCTCGGCAACTGCAGCTGCGGGGCGTACGCCGCCGCCAACAACAGCGGCGGGGTCGGCGTCGGCTGCGTCCTCTGGACCGTCGACCTGCTGGACATGCGGCAGTACCCGATCGTCGTGCAGGACGTGTACATTCGGCTCGCGCAGTCCGACATCGACGCCCTGAAGGCCGCAGCAGCAG ATAACCACGAGCGCTCACACAAGGGCAAGCtgatcatcatcgtcgtcgcgACCATTTCCGGTGTGCTTCTCCTGCTAGCAGCGGCTGGCTGCTGTTgtttcttgatgaagaaggggaggagcaAGCGTGAAAGCGACGACATGGCGTCATTGCCGCCGAGCACTACTACTGGAGATTTTGTGCTTCCGTACAGGCCCAGGAGCCAGCCTTCGTTGAGCCCGGGACCGGGTCAGCAGCCTGATGAGGGCTCGGAGGGAATGAGATACGCCGAGAAAGATGTTGACCTTCCATTGTTCGATCTGGAGGTGATCCTGGTCGCCACGGACGACTTCGCGGAGCACAAGAAGGTTGGAGCAGGTGGATTTGGCCCTGTTTACATG GGAGTTCTTGAGGATGGGCAGCAAGTAGCTGTGAAGAGGTTGAGCCAGGGATCAACGCAAGGGGCGAGGGAGTTCATGAACGAGGTGAAACTGATTGCGAAGCTGCAGCACAGGAACCTTGTAAGGCTGCTCGGCTGCTGCATCGACAACGATGAGAGGATGCTCGTGTACGAGTACATGCACAACCAGAGCTTGGACACGTTCATATTCG ATGAAGCGAAGGGCAGGTTGCTAGTATGGCAGAAACGGTTCGAGATTATTTTGGGGATTGCACGGGGTCTGCAGTATCTGCACGAGGATTCGAGGTTCAGGATCATCCACAGGGACCTGAAGGCTAGCAACGTGTTGCTGGACAGAAACATGGTCCCCAAAATTTCAGACTTTGGCATCGCCAGAATGTTTGGAGGCGATCAGACCACTGTATACACCCGGAAGGTTATCGGAACATA TGGATACATGTCCCCGGAGTACGCAATGGACGGCCTCATCTCAATAAAATCCGACGTCTTCAGCTTCGGCGTCATGGTGCTGGAGATCATCACCGGCAAGAGGAACCGTGGCTCCTACGAACCAGAGCTCGATGTCAACCTCCTAGGATAT GCATGGATGCTGTGGAGAGAAGGGAGAAGCTTGGAGCTGCTGGACGAGGCGTTGGGTGGCAGCTTCCACCACAGCAGGGTGCTGCGGTGCATCCAGGTCGCTCTGCTGTGCGTCGAAGCGCAGCCGAGGAACAGGCCCCTGATGTCGTCGGTGGTGACGATGCTGGCGAGCGAGAACACCGTGCTCCCTGAGCCCAACGAGCCCGGAGTGAACCCTGGAATGAGCACGTCGTCGGACACGGAGTCGTCCCGGACTCGGAGCGCCACCTCCAACTATGTGACAGTGACCAGATTAGAGGCGAG GTCCACTGGTAACTCTCCCCTGTAA
- the LOC101765702 gene encoding receptor-like serine/threonine-protein kinase SD1-8 isoform X2, whose amino-acid sequence MRARTLSSLLLLAALAAVSFTPSASTDTIYRNTTLTGNQTIVSAGGVYALGFFTPDGAAGRTYLGIWYASIPGPTTVVWVANRQDPVVSPPVALQLTAGGRLVILDGNNDTVWSSAPPAAARNVTARAAAQLLDSGNLVLSADGSGSEQSVAWQSFDYPTDTLLPGMKLGVDARHGITRNITAWRSESDPSPGDVTFKLVLSSGLPQFFLMRGSKRIYTSGPWNGDILTGVPYLKAQDFTFRVVYSADETYYRYFIRDASLLSRLVVDGAATQLKRFSLNNGAWSSFWYYPTDQCDYYAKCGAFGYCDPDRTPVCGCLPGFVPRSPDQWGQRDWSGGCVRNTNLSCDGGGGGGDGFWVVNRMKLPQATDATVYAGMTLDQCRQACLGNCSCGAYAAANNSGGVGVGCVLWTVDLLDMRQYPIVVQDVYIRLAQSDIDALKAAAADNHERSHKGKLIIIVVATISGVLLLLAAAGCCCFLMKKGRSKRESDDMASLPPSTTTGDFVLPYRPRSQPSLSPGPGQQPDEGSEGMRYAEKDVDLPLFDLEVILVATDDFAEHKKVGAGGFGPVYMGVLEDGQQVAVKRLSQGSTQGAREFMNEVKLIAKLQHRNLVRLLGCCIDNDERMLVYEYMHNQSLDTFIFDEAKGRLLVWQKRFEIILGIARGLQYLHEDSRFRIIHRDLKASNVLLDRNMVPKISDFGIARMFGGDQTTVYTRKVIGT is encoded by the exons ATGAGGGCGCGCAcgctctcttccctcctcctcctcgccgccctcgccgccgtctccttcACTCCCTCGGCATCCACCGACACCATCTACCGGAACACGACGCTCACCGGCAACCAGACGATCGTCTCTGCCGGTGGCGTCTACGCGCTCGGCTTCTTCACCccggacggcgccgccggccgaacGTACCTCGGCATCTGGTACGCCAGCATCCCGGGCCCGACGACCGTGGTGTGGGTCGCCAACCGCCAGGACCCGGTGGTGAGCCCCCCGGTTGCCCTCCAGCTCACCGCCGGCGGACGGCTGGTCATCCTCGACGGCAACAACGACACCGTGTggtcctccgcgccgcccgccgccgccaggaacgtcaccgcgcgcgccgccgcgcagcTCCTGGACAGCGGCAACCTCGTCCTGAGCGCGGACGGGAGCGGCTCCGAGCAGAGCGTGGCGTGGCAGAGCTTCGACTACCCGACGGACACGCTGCTCCCGGGGATGAAGCTCGGGGTGGACGCCAGGCACGGCATCACCCGGAACATCACGGCGTGGCGCAGCGAGTCCGACCCGTCGCCGGGCGACGTCACCTTCAAGCTCGTCCTGAGCAGCGGGCTCCCGCAGTTCTTCCTTATGCGGGGCAGCAAGAGGATCTACACGAGCGGGCCGTGGAACGGCGACATCCTCACCGGCGTGCCGTACCTCAAGGCGCAGGACTTCACCTTCAGGGTCGTGTACAGCGCCGACGAGACGTACTACAGATACTTCATCCGCGACGCGTCGCTgctgtcgcggctcgtcgtcgacggcgccgcGACGCAGCTGAAGCGCTTCTCCCTCAACAACGGCGCGTGGAGCAGCTTCTGGTACTACCCGACGGACCAGTGCGACTACTACGCCAAGTGCGGGGCGTTCGGGTACTGCGACCCCGACCGCACCCCGGTGTGCGGCTGCCTCCCGGGGTTCGTGCCGCGGTCGCCGGACCAGTGGGGCCAGCGGGACTGGTCCGGCGGGTGTGTCCGGAACACCAACCTAagctgcgacggcggcggcggcggcggcgacgggttCTGGGTGGTGAACCGGATGAAGCTGCCGCAGGCGACGGACGCGACGGTGTACGCCGGCATGACGCTGGACCAGTGCAGGCAGGCGTGCCTCGGCAACTGCAGCTGCGGGGCGTACGCCGCCGCCAACAACAGCGGCGGGGTCGGCGTCGGCTGCGTCCTCTGGACCGTCGACCTGCTGGACATGCGGCAGTACCCGATCGTCGTGCAGGACGTGTACATTCGGCTCGCGCAGTCCGACATCGACGCCCTGAAGGCCGCAGCAGCAG ATAACCACGAGCGCTCACACAAGGGCAAGCtgatcatcatcgtcgtcgcgACCATTTCCGGTGTGCTTCTCCTGCTAGCAGCGGCTGGCTGCTGTTgtttcttgatgaagaaggggaggagcaAGCGTGAAAGCGACGACATGGCGTCATTGCCGCCGAGCACTACTACTGGAGATTTTGTGCTTCCGTACAGGCCCAGGAGCCAGCCTTCGTTGAGCCCGGGACCGGGTCAGCAGCCTGATGAGGGCTCGGAGGGAATGAGATACGCCGAGAAAGATGTTGACCTTCCATTGTTCGATCTGGAGGTGATCCTGGTCGCCACGGACGACTTCGCGGAGCACAAGAAGGTTGGAGCAGGTGGATTTGGCCCTGTTTACATG GGAGTTCTTGAGGATGGGCAGCAAGTAGCTGTGAAGAGGTTGAGCCAGGGATCAACGCAAGGGGCGAGGGAGTTCATGAACGAGGTGAAACTGATTGCGAAGCTGCAGCACAGGAACCTTGTAAGGCTGCTCGGCTGCTGCATCGACAACGATGAGAGGATGCTCGTGTACGAGTACATGCACAACCAGAGCTTGGACACGTTCATATTCG ATGAAGCGAAGGGCAGGTTGCTAGTATGGCAGAAACGGTTCGAGATTATTTTGGGGATTGCACGGGGTCTGCAGTATCTGCACGAGGATTCGAGGTTCAGGATCATCCACAGGGACCTGAAGGCTAGCAACGTGTTGCTGGACAGAAACATGGTCCCCAAAATTTCAGACTTTGGCATCGCCAGAATGTTTGGAGGCGATCAGACCACTGTATACACCCGGAAGGTTATCGGAACATA A
- the LOC101766117 gene encoding receptor-like serine/threonine-protein kinase SD1-8, with translation MRARALCLALLAAAAAALPRSASIDSIGLGASIAGNQTLVSPGGVFALGFFTPDAAEPGRRYLGIWFNSILEPRPTVVWVANRQSPLVDSPGILRVSAGGRLVVLDGNNGTVWSSAAPTLNVTTGATARLLDDGNLVLSADGSGSEQSVAWQSFDYPTDTLLPGMKLGVDTRAGITRNITSWSGPDDPSPGAYTFKLVLGGLPQFFLLRGTTRIYTSGPWNGEILTGVPYLKSNDFTFKVVWGPDETYYSYSIGATSLLSRLVVGGDAGQVQRFVWVNGAWSSFWYYPTDPCDNYAKCGAFGYCDPDQTTQCNCLPGFRPRSPQQWNLRDGSGGCVRSTSLSCGGGGGNGSSDGFWVVNRMKLPEATNATVYAGMTLEQCRQVCLSNCSCRAYAAANVSGGASRGCVIWAVDLLDMRQYTKFVQDVYIRLAQSEIDALNAAAAAANSRSSPSKRVVIAVVAAVAGVLLLLAVGCCCCCVWRKRRKRQGETGSSAPGGGADDVLPIRVRKHPALDEDWRSAEKDVDLPLFDLDVVLTATDNFALHNKIGEGGFGPVYMGKLEDGQEVAVKRLSRRSMQGAVEFKNEVKLIAKLQHRNLVRLLGCCIDEDERMILYEYMHNQSLDTFIFDEGKRRLLRWQKRFDIILGIARGLQYLHEDSRFRIIHRDLKASNVLLDRNMVPKISDFGIARMFGGDQTTEHTKKVIGTYGYMSPEYAMDGVFSMKSDIYSFGVMVLEIITGKRNRGFYEVELDLNLLRYAWMLWKEGRSVDLLDEVMDGSFNYSEVLRCIQVALLCVEVQPRNRPLMSSVVMMLASENATVPEPNEPGVNIGKNTSDTESSQGLTANNVTITAIDAR, from the exons ATGAGGGCGCGCGCGCTCTGcctcgcgctcctcgccgcggccgccgcggccctcccccgtTCCGCGTCCATCGACTCCATCGGCCTGGGCGCGTCCATCGCCGGCAACCAGACGCTCGTCTCGCCTGGCGGCGTGTTCGCGCTCGGCTTCTTCACCCCGGACGCCGCCGAACCCGGCAGGAGGTACCTCGGCATTTGGTTCAACAGCATCCTGGAGCCGAGGCCGACCGTCGTCTGGGTCGCCAACCGCCAGAGCCCGCTCGTCGACTCCCCGGGCATCCTCCGGGtctccgccggcggccgcctcgtcgtcctcgacggcaacaaCGGCACCGTCTGGTCCTCGGCGGCGCCCACCCTGAACGTGACCACCGGCGCCACGGCGCGGCTCCTGGACGACGGCAACCTCGTCCTGAGCGCGGACGGGAGCGGTTCCGAGCAGAGCGTGGCGTGGCAGAGCTTCGACTACCCGACGGACACGCTGCTCCCGGGGATGAAGCTCGGTGTGGACACCAGGGCCGGCATCACCCGGAACATCACGTCGTGGAGCGGCCCCGACGACCCTTCCCCTGGCGCCTACACGTTCAAGCTCGTCCTCGGCGGCCTGCCGCAGTTCTTCCTGCTCCGCGGCACCACCAGGATCTACACGAGCGGGCCGTGGAACGGCGAGATACTCACCGGCGTCCCCTACCTCAAGTCCAACGACTTCACCTTCAAGGTCGTGTGGGGCCCCGACGAGACGTACTACAGCTACTCCATCGGCGCCACCTCGCTgctgtcgcggctcgtcgtgggcGGCGACGCGGGGCAGGTGCAGCGGTTCGTGTGGGTCAACGGCGCCTGGAGCAGCTTCTGGTACTACCCGACGGACCCGTGCGACAACTACGCCAAGTGCGGGGCGTTCGGGTACTGCGACCCCGACCAGACCACCCAGTGCAACTGCCTCCCGGGGTTCCGGCCGCGGTCGCCGCAGCAGTGGAACCTCCGGGACGGGTCGGGCGGCTGCGTCAGGAGCACCAGCctgagctgcggcggcggcggcggcaacgggagCAGCGACGGGTTCTGGGTGGTGAACCGGATGAAGCTGCCGGAGGCGACGAACGCGACGGTGTACGCCGGCATGACGCTGGAGCAGTGCCGGCAGGTGTGCCTGAGCAACTGCAGCTGCCGGGCGTACGCCGCGGCGAACGTCAGCGGGGGAGCCAGCCGCGGGTGCGTCATCTGGGCCGTCGATCTGCTGGACATGCGGCAGTACACGAAGTTCGTGCAGGACGTGTACATACGGCTGGCGCAGTCGGAGATAGACGCcctcaacgccgccgccgccgcag CAAACAGCCGGAGCAGCCCGAGCAAGCGCGTGGTGATCGCCGTCGtcgcggccgtcgccggcgtgcTCCTCCTGCTGGCggtcggctgctgctgctgctgtgtctggaggaagaggaggaaacgTCAGGGCGAGACGGGTTCGTCGGCGCCGGGCGGTGGGGCGGACGACGTGCTCCCGATCAGGGTCAGGAAGCACCCCGCGCTGGACGAGGACTGGAGATCCGCCGAGAAAGACGTCGACCTCCCGTTGTTTGATCTGGACGTGGTCCTGACCGCCACGGATAACTTTGCTCTGCACAACAAGATTGGCGAGGGCGGATTTGGCCCTGTTTACATG GGAAAGCTTGAGGACGGGCAAGAAGTCGCCGTGAAGAGGCTGTCCCGGAGATCGATGCAAGGGGCGGTGGAGTTCAAGAACGAGGTGAAGCTGATCGCCAAGCTTCAGCACAGGAACCTCGTGAGGCTGCTCGGTTGCTGCATCGACGAGGACGAGAGGATGATCTTGTATGAGTACATGCACAACCAGAGCCTCGACACCTTcatatttg ATGAAGGGAAGCGGAGGCTGCTAAGGTGGCAGAAACGCTTCGATATCATTCTGGGGATTGCGCGGGGTCTACAGTACCTGCACGAAGATTCGAGGTTCAGGATCATCCATAGGGACCTGAAGGCTAGCAACGTGTTGCTGGACAGAAACATGGTCCCCAAAATTTCAGACTTTGGTATTGCAAGAATGTTTGGAGGTGATCAGACCACTGAACATACCAAAAAGGTCATTGGAACGTA TGGCTACATGTCTCCAGAATACGCGATGGATGGCGTGTTTTCGATGAAGTCCGACATCTACAGCTTCGGCGTGATGGTTCTAGAGATCATCACTGGCAAGAGGAACCGAGGCTTCTACGAAGTCGAGCTTGATCTCAACCTCCTCCGATAT GCATGGATGCTGTGGAAAGAAGGCCGGAGCGTTGATTTACTTGACGAGGTGATGGACGGCAGCTTCAACTACAGCGAGGTGCTGCGGTGCATCCAGGTGGCCCTGCTGTGCGTCGAAGTGCAGCCGAGGAACAGGCCCCTGATGTCGTCGGTGGTCATGATGCTGGCCAGCGAGAACGCGACGGTCCCGGAGCCGAACGAGCCCGGGGTGAACATCGGGAAGAACACGTCGGACACGGAGTCGTCTCAGGGCCTCACGGCCAACAACGTCACGATAACCGCGATAGATGCTAGGTAG